One window from the genome of Salvelinus sp. IW2-2015 linkage group LG30, ASM291031v2, whole genome shotgun sequence encodes:
- the LOC111955343 gene encoding PR domain zinc finger protein 1 isoform X2 codes for MAEIYNGRQLYHFIDGYDVRSSNWMRYVNPARSLSEQNLVACQNGRDVYFYTSRPVEPKQELLVWYSQDFAQRLCSQPGDELKQKHIIGDVRESEEKEEMTDQREDEGEERIDVEVLERDTPPDTPDNQIMDFSQKIENEKVTQDHRDHQGPIPSPQPDQREPNLGSHVYGFPECHPTAPSPTRDLHLQGLYGHRKGLVSSYPLYYPSRPLQSTHQLLPTYSRPHYPHLLPQYSPPFPGMLPSRGPLQHSSYLGSNGLPYPSMTYQPGLLPVPLPYPGTTQGELKERTLNMSPPCGAPATPELSPLPKQENQTPRPSPCGCEEAMNLSLAVPKSSPSPPAAPGYKSLPYPLKKQNGKIKYECNVCIKTFGQLSNLKVHLRVHSGEKPFQCHLCQKSFTQLAHLQKHHLVHTGEKPHECTVCHKRFSSTSNLRTHLRLHSGEKPYQCKLCSTKFTQYIHLKLHRRLHIARDRPHCCPLCARAFLHRFSLRIHQRSCCPASAQVHANSHAHTHIRELVERFDTSPEADTLPEGAGPAHLEAAVERWVARSLEGREGKEDQSEATLLLKALTAAINAPAPPTTSSHTSTSAYQERASVVRLYNRPMVKTQGQ; via the exons ATGGCAGAG ATCTATAACGGCAGGCAGCTATACCACTTCATCGACGGCTATGACGTGCGGAGCAGCAACTGGATGCGCTACGTCAACCCGGCGCGCTCGCTGTCCGAACAGAACCTGGTGGCGTGCCAGAATGGCCGCGACGTCTACTTCTACACCAGCCGGCCCGTGGAGCCCAAGCAGGAGCTGCTGGTGTGGTACAGCCAAGATTTCGCCCAGAGACTGTGCAGCCAACCGGGTGACGAGCTCAAACAAA AACACATTATCGGAGATGTCAGAGAATccgaagagaaggaggagatgacagaccagagagaggatgagggggaggagagaattGACGTGGAGGTGCTGGAAAGAGACACTCCGCCCGACACGCCAGACAACCAAATCATGGACTTCAGCCAGAAGATAGAGAATGAGAAGGTGACCCAGGACCACCGGGACCACCAGGGACCCATCCCCTCTCCTCAACCCGACCAGCGAGAGCCCAACCTGGGATCTCACGTCTACGGCTTCCCAGAGTGCCACCCTACCGCCCCCTCCCCGACCCGCGACCTCCACCTCCAAGGGCTCTACGGCCACAGAAAGGGCCTAGTGTCCTCCTACCCCCTCTACTACCCCTCCAGACCCCTTCAATCCACCCATCAGCTTCTCCCCACATACAGCAGGCCCCActacccccacctcctcccccagtACTCCCCACCATTCCCTGGGATGCTCCCCTCCAGAGGCCCCCTGCAGCACAGTAGCTACCTGGGTAGCAATGGACTTCCATACCCCTCCATGACCTACCAGCCTGGTCTGCTCCCAGTGCCTCTGCCCTACCCCGGAACTACTCAGGGAGAGCTGAAGGAGAGGACCCTAAATATGTCACCTCCTTGTGGAGCCCCAGCCACCCCAGAGCTCTCTCCCCTTCCCAAGCAGGAGAACCAGACACCCCGGCCGTCACCCTGTGGCTGTGAGGAGGCCATGAACCTCAGCCTGGCCGTGCCAAAGAGCAGCCCCTCGCCACCTGCTGCCCCTGGCTACAAATCCCTCCCCTACCCCCTGAAGAAACAGAACGGCAAGATCAAGTACGAATGCAACGTCTGCATCAAGACTTTCGGACAGCTGTCCAACCTCAAG GTGCATCTGAGAGTTCACAGTGGAGAGAAGCCCTTCCAGTGTCACCTCTGTCAGAAGAGCTTCACCCAGCTAGCCCACCTGCAGAAGCACCACctggtccacacgggagagaaaccACATGAGTGCACG GTGTGTCACAAGCGCTTCAGCAGCACCAGCAACCTCAGGACCCACCTGCGGCTCCACTCGGGTGAGAAGCCCTACCAGTGCAAGCTGTGCAGCACCAAGTTCACCCAGTACATCCACCTCAAGTTGCACCGACGCCTGCACATCGCCCGCGACCGCCCCCACTGCTGCCCGCTCTGCGCCCGCGCCTTCCTCCATCGCTTCTCGCTGCGCATCCACCAGCGCAGCTGCTGCCCCGCCTCTGCCCAGGTCCACGCCAACTCACATGCCCACACCCACATCCGCGAGCTGGTCGAGCGCTTCGACACCAGCCCCGAGGCGGACACTCTGCCTGAAGGGGCAGGACCAGCCCATTTGGAAGCTGCAGTGGAGCGCTGGGTAGCCCGGAGCTTGGAAGGGCGAGAGGGCAAGGAGGACCAGAGTGAAGCCACCCTGCTGCTCAAGGCCCTCACGGCGGCCATTAACGCCCCAGCTCCTCCCACCACRTCATCGCACACTTCTACTTCAGCCTATCAGGAGAGGGCTAGTGTGGTACGCCTCTACAACCGGCCAATGGTGAAGACGCAAGGGCAGTAG
- the LOC111955343 gene encoding PR domain zinc finger protein 1 isoform X1 gives MKLETDPDMSEWREDDFALNCTYIVPDQVSDPSFGVPKAMTSIPRNLTFEYSTENEVTGVFSKEYIPQGTRFGPLQGDIYTKYNVPKQANRKYFWRIYNGRQLYHFIDGYDVRSSNWMRYVNPARSLSEQNLVACQNGRDVYFYTSRPVEPKQELLVWYSQDFAQRLCSQPGDELKQKHIIGDVRESEEKEEMTDQREDEGEERIDVEVLERDTPPDTPDNQIMDFSQKIENEKVTQDHRDHQGPIPSPQPDQREPNLGSHVYGFPECHPTAPSPTRDLHLQGLYGHRKGLVSSYPLYYPSRPLQSTHQLLPTYSRPHYPHLLPQYSPPFPGMLPSRGPLQHSSYLGSNGLPYPSMTYQPGLLPVPLPYPGTTQGELKERTLNMSPPCGAPATPELSPLPKQENQTPRPSPCGCEEAMNLSLAVPKSSPSPPAAPGYKSLPYPLKKQNGKIKYECNVCIKTFGQLSNLKVHLRVHSGEKPFQCHLCQKSFTQLAHLQKHHLVHTGEKPHECTVCHKRFSSTSNLRTHLRLHSGEKPYQCKLCSTKFTQYIHLKLHRRLHIARDRPHCCPLCARAFLHRFSLRIHQRSCCPASAQVHANSHAHTHIRELVERFDTSPEADTLPEGAGPAHLEAAVERWVARSLEGREGKEDQSEATLLLKALTAAINAPAPPTTSSHTSTSAYQERASVVRLYNRPMVKTQGQ, from the exons ATGAAGCTGGAGACAGACCCAGATATGAGTGAGTGGCGAGAGGACGACTTTGCCCTCAACTGTACCTACATTGTCCCTGACCAGGTGTCGGACCCCAGCTTCGGTGTGCCCAAAGCCATGACGTCCATACCCCGCAACCTCACCTTTGAGTACAGCACAGAGAATGAG GTGACAGGCGTGTTCAGCAAAGAGTACATTCCACAGGGGACTCGGTTCGGACCTCTGCAGGGTGACATCTACACCAAATACAACGTCCCCAAACAGGCCAACAGGAAATACTTCTGGAGG ATCTATAACGGCAGGCAGCTATACCACTTCATCGACGGCTATGACGTGCGGAGCAGCAACTGGATGCGCTACGTCAACCCGGCGCGCTCGCTGTCCGAACAGAACCTGGTGGCGTGCCAGAATGGCCGCGACGTCTACTTCTACACCAGCCGGCCCGTGGAGCCCAAGCAGGAGCTGCTGGTGTGGTACAGCCAAGATTTCGCCCAGAGACTGTGCAGCCAACCGGGTGACGAGCTCAAACAAA AACACATTATCGGAGATGTCAGAGAATccgaagagaaggaggagatgacagaccagagagaggatgagggggaggagagaattGACGTGGAGGTGCTGGAAAGAGACACTCCGCCCGACACGCCAGACAACCAAATCATGGACTTCAGCCAGAAGATAGAGAATGAGAAGGTGACCCAGGACCACCGGGACCACCAGGGACCCATCCCCTCTCCTCAACCCGACCAGCGAGAGCCCAACCTGGGATCTCACGTCTACGGCTTCCCAGAGTGCCACCCTACCGCCCCCTCCCCGACCCGCGACCTCCACCTCCAAGGGCTCTACGGCCACAGAAAGGGCCTAGTGTCCTCCTACCCCCTCTACTACCCCTCCAGACCCCTTCAATCCACCCATCAGCTTCTCCCCACATACAGCAGGCCCCActacccccacctcctcccccagtACTCCCCACCATTCCCTGGGATGCTCCCCTCCAGAGGCCCCCTGCAGCACAGTAGCTACCTGGGTAGCAATGGACTTCCATACCCCTCCATGACCTACCAGCCTGGTCTGCTCCCAGTGCCTCTGCCCTACCCCGGAACTACTCAGGGAGAGCTGAAGGAGAGGACCCTAAATATGTCACCTCCTTGTGGAGCCCCAGCCACCCCAGAGCTCTCTCCCCTTCCCAAGCAGGAGAACCAGACACCCCGGCCGTCACCCTGTGGCTGTGAGGAGGCCATGAACCTCAGCCTGGCCGTGCCAAAGAGCAGCCCCTCGCCACCTGCTGCCCCTGGCTACAAATCCCTCCCCTACCCCCTGAAGAAACAGAACGGCAAGATCAAGTACGAATGCAACGTCTGCATCAAGACTTTCGGACAGCTGTCCAACCTCAAG GTGCATCTGAGAGTTCACAGTGGAGAGAAGCCCTTCCAGTGTCACCTCTGTCAGAAGAGCTTCACCCAGCTAGCCCACCTGCAGAAGCACCACctggtccacacgggagagaaaccACATGAGTGCACG GTGTGTCACAAGCGCTTCAGCAGCACCAGCAACCTCAGGACCCACCTGCGGCTCCACTCGGGTGAGAAGCCCTACCAGTGCAAGCTGTGCAGCACCAAGTTCACCCAGTACATCCACCTCAAGTTGCACCGACGCCTGCACATCGCCCGCGACCGCCCCCACTGCTGCCCGCTCTGCGCCCGCGCCTTCCTCCATCGCTTCTCGCTGCGCATCCACCAGCGCAGCTGCTGCCCCGCCTCTGCCCAGGTCCACGCCAACTCACATGCCCACACCCACATCCGCGAGCTGGTCGAGCGCTTCGACACCAGCCCCGAGGCGGACACTCTGCCTGAAGGGGCAGGACCAGCCCATTTGGAAGCTGCAGTGGAGCGCTGGGTAGCCCGGAGCTTGGAAGGGCGAGAGGGCAAGGAGGACCAGAGTGAAGCCACCCTGCTGCTCAAGGCCCTCACGGCGGCCATTAACGCCCCAGCTCCTCCCACCACRTCATCGCACACTTCTACTTCAGCCTATCAGGAGAGGGCTAGTGTGGTACGCCTCTACAACCGGCCAATGGTGAAGACGCAAGGGCAGTAG